A region from the Streptomyces sp. 3214.6 genome encodes:
- a CDS encoding BTAD domain-containing putative transcriptional regulator — protein MRYRILGVTQTEDDQGIAVSIPGLRLRTLLTALALRPGRAAAPETLIDEVWADSPPQDATAALQALIGRLRRAVGKDTVTSAPEGYRLAATEDDVDLFVFERLVRQGTDTLRQGDASAAARALDAALALWRGPALADLPDRTAAARPEALHLEATRARAEADLLLGRAREAVPRLTELTAAHPYDEPLHALLIRALRDAGRAADALAAYETARRTLADGLGADPGPHLRALHTELLNRPTRTHRRRHDHGPAPTHPPAPLADLTPFHLPERTGNIRPRLTSFVGREPELAAIRSELHRARLVTLTGPGGSGKTRLAEEAAAGLPQAWLAELAPLDRPEAVPGAVVSALGLRETVLLTTDLATPQDDPVALLVEYCAQRSQLLILDNCEHVIGAAAALAETLLTRCPGLTILATSREPLGIPGESVRPVEPLLPDQAHRLFTDRAAAARPDAVATLHDRDQEAIAEICRRLDGLPLAIELAAARLRMLTPRQIADRLDDRFRLLTSGSRTVLPRQQTLRAVVDWSWDLLDEPERTLLRELSVFAGGWDLEAAEAVCTGPVADLVGALVDKSLVVAAPCEGDGGDGMRYRMLETIHEYATERAAESPRSRAAVERRHRAWVRALVERADPLLRSAEQLRWISRLETEMDNIRVGLQRALMAGDEEEAAALCLATGWFWWLRNHRHEGAEWTDRTLRLGAVLDTLQPSRTNNSPDRAPARPLDPAATLTCRSLTVPADLTARMAAVDPVDAFLETTPPAPGADGHTRYMRRVNLRMLHLFLLSESERKDVGADSRHRQYLVRLRADYEPGGPQAAVMPGLIWPLTAFQLRDTVDVRSILDAAVANCRAYGGDWELGCTLMFRTHTVVDSSGGLHGVDDDLAELRELSTRVGDRWMRAQVCSAAAEAEMARSRFAEAEREYREALRLAYEVGAYTESPFLIARLAEIAYRSGDVDGALAALDEADNAADRHGVPDVRAFVLLLRAHIALYEGQAAHARELCDRARTAAGEGTPPPQFAAALGLLDADLTAAESGPEHGLPMLADTLRRAVADECAETVTSSILDGAADVLAHLGDLPRAARLLATADALRGPHPRPAPDHARAERAEAAIREALGAEGYAAERTRGTSMTVTDALDELTRAAHDHPAPPPDTARPAAFRSATSR, from the coding sequence GTGCGGTACAGAATCCTGGGCGTCACCCAGACCGAGGACGACCAGGGCATCGCCGTATCCATCCCCGGCCTCCGCCTCCGCACGCTCCTTACCGCCCTGGCCCTCCGCCCGGGCCGCGCCGCCGCCCCGGAAACCCTCATCGACGAGGTCTGGGCCGACTCCCCGCCCCAGGACGCCACCGCCGCCCTCCAGGCCCTTATCGGCCGTCTCCGCCGTGCCGTCGGCAAGGACACCGTCACCTCCGCCCCCGAGGGTTACCGCCTCGCCGCGACCGAGGACGACGTCGACCTCTTCGTCTTCGAACGGCTCGTACGCCAGGGCACCGACACCCTGCGGCAGGGCGACGCCTCCGCCGCCGCCCGCGCCCTCGACGCCGCCCTCGCCCTATGGCGCGGCCCCGCCCTCGCCGACCTCCCCGACCGCACCGCGGCCGCCCGTCCCGAGGCTCTCCACCTGGAAGCCACCCGCGCCCGCGCCGAGGCCGACCTCCTCCTGGGCCGCGCCCGCGAAGCCGTGCCGCGCCTGACGGAACTGACCGCCGCGCACCCCTACGACGAGCCGCTGCACGCCCTCCTCATCCGCGCCCTGCGCGACGCCGGCCGCGCCGCCGACGCCCTCGCCGCCTACGAGACCGCCCGCCGCACCCTCGCCGACGGCCTCGGCGCCGACCCGGGCCCACACCTGCGTGCCCTGCACACCGAACTCCTGAACCGCCCGACACGGACGCACCGTCGCCGACACGACCACGGCCCGGCACCGACCCACCCCCCAGCGCCCCTCGCCGACCTCACCCCGTTCCACCTTCCCGAACGCACCGGCAACATCCGTCCGCGGCTTACCTCTTTCGTGGGCCGGGAACCCGAGCTCGCCGCCATCCGTTCCGAATTGCACAGGGCCCGTCTCGTCACGCTCACCGGACCGGGCGGCTCCGGAAAGACCCGTCTCGCCGAGGAAGCCGCCGCCGGGCTCCCGCAGGCGTGGCTGGCCGAACTGGCGCCGCTCGACCGGCCGGAGGCGGTGCCGGGCGCGGTGGTCAGTGCCCTCGGTCTGCGCGAGACCGTCCTGTTGACCACCGACCTGGCCACCCCGCAGGACGACCCGGTCGCCCTGCTCGTCGAGTACTGCGCACAGCGCAGCCAACTCCTGATCCTTGACAACTGCGAACATGTCATCGGCGCGGCCGCCGCCCTCGCCGAGACCCTCCTCACCCGCTGCCCCGGGCTCACGATCCTCGCCACCAGCCGTGAACCCCTGGGCATCCCCGGTGAGTCGGTGCGCCCGGTCGAGCCCCTCCTCCCCGACCAGGCGCACCGCCTGTTCACCGACCGCGCGGCCGCCGCCCGCCCCGACGCGGTCGCCACCCTGCACGACCGGGACCAGGAGGCGATCGCGGAGATCTGCCGCCGGCTGGACGGGCTGCCGCTCGCCATCGAGCTGGCCGCCGCCCGCCTCCGGATGCTCACCCCGCGCCAGATCGCCGACCGCCTCGACGACCGCTTCCGCCTGCTCACCTCGGGCAGCCGCACGGTCCTGCCCCGCCAGCAGACCCTGCGGGCCGTCGTCGACTGGTCCTGGGACCTGCTCGACGAACCGGAGCGCACACTGCTGCGCGAGCTGTCCGTGTTCGCGGGCGGCTGGGACCTGGAGGCGGCGGAGGCCGTGTGCACCGGCCCCGTCGCGGACCTCGTCGGAGCGCTCGTCGACAAGTCCCTGGTCGTGGCCGCCCCCTGTGAGGGCGACGGCGGCGACGGCATGCGCTACCGCATGCTGGAGACCATCCACGAGTACGCCACCGAACGCGCGGCCGAGTCCCCGCGGTCCCGCGCGGCGGTCGAACGGCGACACCGTGCGTGGGTGCGCGCGCTCGTCGAGCGGGCCGATCCACTGCTGCGCTCCGCGGAGCAACTCCGCTGGATCTCCCGCCTGGAGACCGAGATGGACAACATCCGCGTGGGCCTCCAGCGCGCGCTGATGGCAGGTGACGAGGAGGAGGCCGCCGCCCTCTGCCTCGCCACGGGCTGGTTCTGGTGGCTGCGCAACCACCGCCACGAGGGCGCCGAATGGACCGACCGCACCCTGCGTCTGGGCGCCGTCCTGGACACGCTCCAGCCCTCCCGCACGAACAACAGCCCCGACCGTGCGCCCGCCCGCCCCCTCGACCCCGCTGCCACCCTCACCTGCCGCTCCCTCACCGTCCCCGCCGACCTCACCGCCCGCATGGCCGCCGTCGACCCCGTCGACGCCTTCCTCGAGACGACCCCGCCCGCGCCCGGGGCGGACGGCCACACCCGGTACATGCGGCGCGTGAACCTGCGGATGCTGCATCTGTTCCTGTTGTCGGAGTCCGAGCGGAAGGACGTCGGGGCGGACTCACGCCACCGGCAGTACCTCGTCCGCCTGCGCGCCGACTACGAGCCGGGCGGCCCGCAGGCCGCCGTGATGCCCGGCCTGATCTGGCCGTTGACGGCCTTCCAGCTGCGGGACACGGTGGACGTCCGGAGCATCCTGGACGCGGCCGTCGCCAACTGCCGTGCCTACGGCGGCGACTGGGAACTCGGCTGCACCCTGATGTTCCGCACGCACACGGTCGTCGACTCGTCCGGCGGACTGCACGGCGTCGACGACGACCTGGCGGAGCTGCGGGAGCTCAGCACGCGCGTCGGCGACCGCTGGATGCGGGCCCAGGTGTGCAGTGCGGCCGCCGAGGCGGAGATGGCGCGCAGCCGCTTCGCGGAGGCGGAGCGCGAGTACCGCGAGGCGCTGCGGCTCGCCTACGAGGTCGGGGCGTACACGGAGTCGCCGTTCCTCATCGCCCGGCTCGCGGAGATCGCCTACCGCTCGGGCGACGTCGACGGCGCGCTCGCCGCGCTGGACGAGGCGGACAACGCCGCCGACCGCCACGGCGTGCCGGACGTCCGGGCGTTCGTCCTCCTGCTGCGCGCTCACATCGCACTCTACGAGGGGCAGGCCGCCCACGCGCGCGAGCTCTGCGACCGGGCCCGTACGGCGGCCGGGGAGGGCACACCGCCACCGCAGTTCGCGGCGGCGCTCGGTTTGCTCGACGCGGACCTCACGGCCGCCGAGTCCGGCCCCGAGCACGGTCTGCCGATGCTCGCCGACACGCTGCGCCGGGCGGTGGCCGACGAGTGCGCCGAGACGGTCACCTCGTCGATCCTGGACGGCGCGGCGGACGTGCTGGCCCACCTCGGCGACTTGCCGCGCGCGGCCCGACTCCTCGCGACCGCCGACGCTCTGCGCGGCCCCCACCCGCGCCCCGCCCCGGACCACGCCCGGGCCGAGCGGGCCGAGGCCGCGATCCGTGAGGCCCTGGGCGCCGAAGGCTACGCGGCCGAGCGCACCCGGGGTACGTCCATGACGGTGACCGACGCCCTCGACGAACTCACGCGAGCCGCGCACGACCACCCCGCCCCACCGCCGGACACGGCGCGCCCCGCAGCCTTCCGGTCCGCTACGAGCAGGTGA
- a CDS encoding sigma-70 family RNA polymerase sigma factor has translation MSVDGRDESLGSPQVPSQGGRASGPAPTPPAAPVESTVPAQREGRTGGILPPPRDLPPADTDLIGRMRSGDDTAYEELYRRHADAVRRYARTCCRDAHTADDLTAEVFARMLQAVRGGSGPKYAVRAYLLTSVRRVAAGWTRSAKREQLVDDFAVFAAQSARSLDVADDDSLDLGADVRAMHEAEQSMAMRAFRSLPERWQAVLWHTEVEDESPSEVAMLFGLDANGTRVLASRAREGLKQAYLQAHVSATLTSDEECARYADQLGTYARRRLRTRAERGLRKHLEECAKCRLAALQIEEVASSIPAVVPVAVIGWFGAAGYAKAVALLAGGAGVGAAGAAAAASGSSGGTGAGGGALASEGLGAPVKAGIAAGVVAVASAAVALALVGNGSPAKQPEAKPPASAPAPVARPEEPTPTPTPTQEPEPNPPAIIPAAAPTPAASPRPTPIPTPAPTPPPAPILTPTPTPTPTPTPTPTRTPPPAPAAYPLSELSFDVTGDGTGPEIRLGGSSWVWQRDDGLSIADRPYGRGVTVHGESSVTVDLNRECTSYDALVGVDDLTMKLGKVSFSVYGDGNRLWSSGVIKGGDPAVPVHVNLTGRATVRLVVEPHSTFDTVALADWAESTFTCS, from the coding sequence ATGAGCGTTGACGGTCGGGACGAGTCACTCGGTTCACCGCAGGTGCCGAGCCAGGGCGGACGCGCGAGCGGCCCGGCACCCACCCCGCCGGCCGCCCCGGTGGAGAGCACCGTCCCGGCACAGCGCGAAGGGCGGACCGGGGGCATCCTCCCGCCGCCGCGGGACCTGCCGCCGGCCGACACCGACCTGATCGGCCGGATGCGCTCGGGCGACGACACGGCGTACGAGGAGCTGTACCGACGTCACGCCGACGCCGTGCGCCGCTACGCCCGCACCTGCTGCCGGGACGCGCACACCGCCGACGATCTCACCGCCGAGGTCTTCGCCCGCATGCTCCAGGCGGTGCGCGGCGGCTCGGGACCCAAGTACGCCGTCCGCGCCTACCTCCTCACCTCCGTCCGCCGCGTCGCCGCGGGCTGGACGCGCTCGGCGAAGCGGGAGCAACTCGTCGACGACTTCGCGGTGTTCGCCGCGCAGTCCGCCCGCTCCTTGGACGTCGCCGACGACGACAGCCTGGACCTGGGCGCCGACGTGCGCGCGATGCACGAGGCCGAGCAGTCCATGGCCATGCGGGCCTTCCGCTCGCTGCCCGAGCGCTGGCAGGCGGTGCTGTGGCACACCGAGGTCGAGGACGAGTCGCCGAGCGAGGTCGCCATGCTCTTCGGCCTCGACGCCAACGGCACGCGCGTGCTCGCCAGCCGCGCCCGCGAGGGCCTCAAGCAGGCCTATCTCCAGGCCCATGTCAGCGCCACCCTCACCAGCGACGAGGAGTGCGCCCGCTACGCCGACCAGCTCGGCACCTACGCCCGCCGCCGACTGCGCACCCGCGCGGAACGAGGGCTGCGCAAGCATCTGGAGGAGTGCGCCAAATGCCGGCTGGCCGCCCTGCAGATCGAGGAGGTCGCCAGCAGCATCCCCGCCGTCGTGCCGGTCGCGGTCATCGGCTGGTTCGGCGCCGCCGGGTACGCCAAGGCCGTCGCGCTCCTCGCCGGGGGCGCCGGGGTGGGGGCGGCGGGCGCGGCCGCCGCGGCGAGCGGTTCCTCCGGCGGGACGGGCGCCGGGGGCGGTGCGCTGGCCTCGGAGGGGCTGGGCGCGCCCGTGAAGGCCGGCATCGCCGCCGGTGTGGTCGCGGTGGCGTCCGCCGCCGTGGCCCTCGCGCTCGTCGGCAACGGCAGTCCTGCCAAGCAGCCCGAGGCCAAGCCCCCGGCATCCGCGCCGGCGCCGGTCGCACGCCCCGAGGAGCCGACCCCCACGCCTACGCCGACGCAGGAGCCCGAGCCGAACCCTCCGGCGATCATCCCGGCGGCGGCCCCGACGCCGGCCGCGAGCCCCAGGCCCACGCCTATCCCGACGCCGGCCCCCACACCACCGCCGGCCCCCATCCTCACCCCGACGCCGACCCCGACGCCGACGCCCACCCCGACCCCCACACGCACGCCGCCGCCCGCTCCGGCCGCCTACCCGCTGAGCGAGCTGTCCTTCGACGTCACCGGCGACGGGACCGGGCCCGAGATCCGGCTCGGCGGCAGCAGCTGGGTGTGGCAGCGCGACGACGGGCTGTCCATCGCGGACCGGCCGTACGGGCGCGGGGTGACCGTGCACGGCGAGTCCTCCGTCACCGTCGACCTCAACCGGGAGTGCACCTCCTACGACGCGCTCGTCGGCGTCGACGATCTGACGATGAAGCTCGGCAAGGTCTCCTTCTCCGTCTACGGCGACGGGAACCGGCTCTGGTCGTCCGGGGTGATCAAGGGTGGTGACCCGGCCGTGCCCGTCCATGTGAACCTCACCGGCCGCGCGACCGTACGCCTGGTGGTCGAGCCGCACAGCACCTTCGACACGGTGGCACTCGCGGACTGGGCCGAGTCCACGTTCACCTGCTCGTAG
- a CDS encoding TetR/AcrR family transcriptional regulator, with product MHIQNSHWPSAPALASGATVGAVSAAMGNGRGDGARSAPLRVDAQRNLEHVLRAAREVFGELGYGAPMEDVARRARVGVGTVYRRFPSKDVLVRRIAEEETSRLTDQARAALGQEDEPWSALSRFLRTSVASGAGRLLPPQVLRVGVSEDGTEAVSTDGARVPQQRTQPVSGELRLVADDGTTTAVDDAGAAALLEVVGRLVERAREAGELRADVSVSDVLLVIATAAPSLPDPAQQAAASARLLDILLEGLRSRSV from the coding sequence ATGCACATTCAGAACTCGCATTGGCCGTCCGCACCAGCCCTCGCATCCGGCGCTACGGTCGGTGCGGTCAGTGCGGCGATGGGAAACGGACGCGGGGACGGCGCGCGGTCAGCGCCGCTTCGCGTGGACGCACAGCGCAATCTGGAACACGTACTGCGCGCGGCGCGCGAGGTGTTCGGTGAGCTGGGGTACGGCGCGCCGATGGAGGACGTGGCGCGGCGCGCGCGGGTCGGCGTCGGCACGGTGTACCGGCGGTTCCCGAGCAAGGACGTCCTGGTGCGGCGGATAGCCGAGGAGGAGACCTCTCGGCTGACCGACCAGGCGCGGGCGGCGCTCGGCCAGGAGGACGAGCCGTGGTCGGCGCTGTCGCGCTTCCTGCGGACGTCCGTGGCGTCCGGCGCGGGGCGGCTGCTGCCGCCGCAGGTGCTGCGCGTCGGGGTCTCCGAGGACGGCACCGAGGCCGTGTCGACCGACGGGGCGCGGGTGCCGCAGCAGCGGACCCAGCCGGTTAGCGGTGAGCTGCGGCTCGTCGCTGACGACGGCACGACGACCGCCGTCGACGACGCCGGGGCGGCGGCGCTGCTGGAGGTCGTGGGCCGGCTCGTGGAGCGGGCGCGGGAGGCGGGCGAACTGCGCGCCGACGTGTCGGTGTCGGACGTGCTGCTGGTCATCGCGACGGCGGCGCCTTCGCTGCCGGACCCGGCCCAGCAGGCGGCCGCTTCGGCACGGCTGCTGGACATCCTGCTGGAGGGCCTGCGGTCGCGGTCCGTTTGA
- a CDS encoding NAD(P)/FAD-dependent oxidoreductase: MVKERARILVVGGGYVGMYTALRLQQKLKRELGRGEAEITVVTPDPYMTYQPFLPEAAAGAISPRHVVVPLRRVLPHCRVVVGEVTAVDHAKRTATLTTLATDEEGTGPRQLTYDELVLAPGSISRTLPVPGLADYAIGFKSVEEAIGLRNHVIEQMDIASSTRDPAIRDAALTFVFVGGGFAGVEALGELEDMARYTTRYYHNVKPEDMKWILVEASDRILPEVGADMGRYTVSELRRRNIDVRLNTRLESCADRVAVLSDGARFPTRTVVWTAGVKPHPLLAATDLPLTERGRLKCTPELTIDGATHAWAAGDAAAVPDVTAGEPGTETAPNAQHAVRQAKVLADNIAHSLRGEPLETYTHKYVGSVASLGLHKGVAHVYGRKLKGYPAWFMHRAYHLSRVPTFNRKARVLAEWTLSGLFKREIVSLGSLEHPRAEFELAAGGKPSDESSGDPKGSS; encoded by the coding sequence ATGGTGAAGGAACGTGCGCGCATTCTCGTTGTCGGCGGCGGCTACGTCGGGATGTACACGGCCCTGCGGCTCCAGCAGAAGCTGAAACGGGAACTGGGCCGGGGTGAGGCCGAGATCACGGTCGTCACACCCGACCCGTACATGACGTACCAGCCCTTCCTCCCCGAGGCCGCCGCGGGCGCCATCTCCCCCCGGCACGTCGTCGTGCCCCTGCGCCGCGTACTGCCGCACTGCCGGGTCGTCGTCGGCGAGGTCACCGCCGTCGACCACGCCAAACGCACCGCCACCCTCACCACCCTCGCCACCGACGAGGAGGGCACCGGCCCCCGGCAGCTGACGTACGACGAACTCGTCCTCGCGCCCGGCTCGATCTCCCGCACGCTGCCCGTCCCGGGGCTCGCCGACTACGCCATCGGCTTCAAATCCGTCGAGGAGGCCATCGGGCTGCGCAACCACGTCATCGAACAGATGGACATCGCCTCCTCCACCCGCGACCCCGCGATCCGTGACGCCGCCCTCACCTTCGTCTTCGTCGGCGGCGGCTTCGCGGGCGTCGAGGCGCTCGGCGAACTGGAGGACATGGCCCGCTACACCACGCGCTACTACCACAACGTCAAGCCCGAGGACATGAAGTGGATCCTCGTCGAGGCCTCCGACCGGATCCTGCCCGAGGTCGGCGCCGACATGGGCCGCTACACCGTCAGTGAGCTGCGCCGCCGCAACATCGACGTGCGCCTGAACACCCGGCTGGAGTCCTGCGCCGACCGCGTCGCCGTCCTCAGCGACGGCGCCCGCTTCCCGACCCGGACGGTCGTGTGGACCGCCGGCGTCAAGCCCCACCCGCTCCTCGCCGCCACCGACCTCCCGCTCACCGAACGAGGTCGGCTGAAATGCACCCCCGAGCTCACGATCGACGGCGCCACGCACGCGTGGGCGGCCGGAGACGCCGCGGCCGTCCCCGACGTCACGGCCGGCGAACCCGGCACGGAGACCGCGCCCAACGCCCAGCACGCCGTCCGCCAGGCCAAGGTCCTCGCCGACAACATCGCGCACTCCCTGCGCGGCGAACCTCTGGAGACATACACCCACAAATACGTCGGCTCGGTCGCCTCACTCGGCCTCCACAAGGGCGTCGCCCACGTCTACGGACGCAAGCTCAAGGGCTACCCGGCCTGGTTCATGCACCGCGCGTACCACCTCAGCCGCGTGCCCACCTTCAACCGCAAGGCACGCGTCCTCGCCGAATGGACCCTCTCAGGGCTCTTCAAACGAGAGATCGTCTCCCTCGGATCCCTCGAACATCCCCGCGCGGAGTTCGAACTGGCTGCCGGTGGAAAGCCTTCTGACGAGTCTTCCGGCGACCCGAAGGGGTCGTCCTGA
- a CDS encoding ATP-binding SpoIIE family protein phosphatase translates to MNFTRWSARLPGTQRRAAARAEHPVTTTDRRSEGSVPAARAEQLTDEPPPVPAVDELPVREVLDRVPALVALVHGPDHRLAYVNDAYTAAFGARSCGEPAAEALPELRDLGLMPLLDQALRSGKPRTLKSRKAPDGRHYTFTCTPAAEDNGKGTVLIFATDVTDHAEAAERLRASERRQRETAVTLQRSLLPQELEEPDDLRIAATYQPGGTEAAVGGDWYDVITLGGGRTALVIGDVMGRGVRAAAVMGQLRTAVRAYARLDLPPHEVLQLLDGLAAEIDANQIATCVYAIHDPNEGRLVYASAGHLPILVRDENGTVHRADEPTGPPLGTGGWMHASGSIPLGPGSTAVLYTDGLVERRNEDLDEGIASLARALSGATGTPQVVCDRLVRSAGVTADHDDDVAVLVLQHPARTGPDGELFRNAALELLGGVEAAPRARAFASGVLTSWRFPADLHDLGVLAASELVANSLQHGIPPMRLRLRRTDRRLIIEVTDGDDHLPRRRRAEPGDESGRGIAIVATIASNWGSRRTPGGGKAVWCEFVLPKPTE, encoded by the coding sequence GTGAACTTCACGCGCTGGAGCGCCCGGCTCCCCGGAACGCAGCGCCGCGCCGCCGCGCGAGCCGAGCACCCGGTCACCACCACGGACCGGCGGAGCGAAGGCTCCGTACCCGCGGCCCGCGCCGAACAACTCACCGACGAGCCGCCCCCCGTGCCCGCCGTCGACGAACTCCCGGTCCGTGAGGTCCTCGACCGCGTCCCGGCCCTCGTCGCCCTCGTCCACGGCCCCGACCACCGCCTCGCCTACGTCAACGACGCCTACACGGCGGCCTTCGGCGCCCGCTCCTGCGGCGAACCCGCGGCCGAGGCCCTCCCCGAGCTGCGCGACCTCGGCCTCATGCCCCTCCTCGACCAGGCGCTGCGCAGCGGCAAGCCCCGCACCCTGAAGTCCCGCAAGGCCCCCGACGGCCGCCACTACACGTTCACCTGCACCCCGGCCGCCGAGGACAACGGCAAGGGCACCGTGCTGATCTTCGCCACCGACGTCACCGATCACGCCGAGGCCGCCGAACGCCTCAGAGCCAGCGAACGCCGCCAGCGCGAGACCGCCGTCACCCTCCAGCGCTCCCTCCTCCCCCAGGAGCTCGAAGAGCCCGACGACCTGCGGATCGCCGCCACCTACCAGCCCGGCGGCACCGAGGCCGCGGTCGGCGGCGACTGGTACGACGTCATCACCCTCGGCGGCGGCCGCACGGCGCTGGTCATCGGCGACGTGATGGGCCGCGGCGTCCGCGCGGCGGCGGTCATGGGCCAGCTCCGCACGGCCGTCCGCGCGTACGCCCGCCTCGACCTGCCCCCGCACGAGGTCCTCCAGCTCCTCGACGGCCTCGCCGCGGAGATCGACGCCAACCAGATCGCCACCTGCGTGTACGCCATCCACGACCCGAACGAGGGCCGGCTGGTGTACGCCTCCGCAGGCCACCTGCCCATCCTGGTCCGCGACGAGAACGGCACCGTCCATCGCGCCGACGAGCCCACCGGGCCGCCCCTGGGCACCGGCGGCTGGATGCACGCCTCCGGCTCGATCCCCCTCGGCCCCGGCTCGACCGCCGTCCTCTACACGGACGGCCTGGTCGAACGCAGGAACGAAGACCTGGACGAGGGCATCGCCTCCCTGGCCCGCGCCCTGTCCGGCGCCACCGGCACCCCCCAGGTCGTCTGCGACCGCCTCGTCCGCTCGGCCGGCGTCACCGCCGATCACGACGACGACGTCGCCGTCCTCGTCCTCCAGCACCCCGCCCGCACCGGCCCCGACGGCGAGCTGTTCCGCAACGCCGCCCTGGAGCTCCTCGGCGGCGTCGAAGCGGCCCCACGCGCGCGTGCCTTCGCCTCGGGCGTCCTCACCAGCTGGCGCTTCCCGGCCGACCTGCACGACCTCGGCGTCCTCGCCGCCAGCGAACTCGTCGCCAACTCCCTCCAGCACGGCATCCCGCCCATGCGGCTACGGCTGCGCCGCACCGACCGCCGGCTGATCATCGAGGTCACCGACGGCGACGACCACCTCCCGCGCCGCCGCCGCGCGGAACCGGGCGACGAGTCCGGCCGGGGTATCGCCATCGTCGCCACGATCGCCTCCAACTGGGGCAGCAGGCGCACCCCGGGCGGCGGAAAGGCGGTGTGGTGCGAGTTCGTCCTGCCGAAGCCGACCGAATGA
- a CDS encoding class I SAM-dependent methyltransferase, with amino-acid sequence MADATGFHLKGSAPERYEHYVAPLMAPFVTALVDAADLYPGATVLDLACGTGFAARAAAAQAGPTGRVHGIDIDEDRLELARARHPRLYPDIEFTAAPADALPHPDRSFDVVLCQQGAQYFPDLDAALREAARVTRPQGRFAATVWTRMDQSPYCVAQHRVLTEYAGPDAAAGYAAAFSCTAEHLTGALRRAGYRTTTHHEVTFTIAFSPLEEFALAHLSALSWGRSITDTGGEQALATAAHRVREHVADHTAPDDTATLPFTATLVTATR; translated from the coding sequence ATGGCAGACGCAACGGGCTTTCACCTCAAGGGAAGCGCCCCCGAGCGCTACGAACACTACGTCGCGCCCCTCATGGCGCCCTTCGTCACCGCACTCGTGGACGCCGCGGACCTCTACCCTGGCGCCACCGTCCTCGACCTCGCCTGCGGCACCGGCTTCGCGGCCCGTGCCGCAGCCGCCCAGGCGGGCCCCACCGGCCGGGTCCACGGCATCGACATCGACGAGGACCGGCTCGAGCTGGCGAGGGCCCGTCACCCCCGCCTCTACCCGGACATCGAGTTCACCGCGGCCCCCGCCGACGCCCTCCCCCACCCCGACCGCTCCTTCGACGTGGTCCTCTGCCAGCAGGGCGCCCAGTACTTCCCCGACCTCGACGCGGCCCTGCGCGAGGCCGCCCGCGTCACCCGCCCCCAGGGCCGCTTCGCGGCGACCGTCTGGACCCGCATGGACCAGTCCCCCTACTGCGTCGCCCAGCACCGCGTTCTGACGGAGTACGCCGGCCCGGACGCGGCCGCGGGCTACGCGGCGGCCTTCTCCTGCACCGCCGAACACCTGACGGGCGCCCTCCGCCGGGCGGGCTACCGCACCACGACCCACCACGAGGTCACCTTCACCATCGCGTTCTCCCCACTGGAGGAGTTCGCCCTGGCCCACCTCTCCGCACTCTCCTGGGGCCGGTCGATCACCGACACCGGTGGCGAACAGGCCCTGGCCACCGCCGCACACAGAGTCCGCGAGCACGTGGCCGACCACACCGCCCCCGACGACACGGCGACCCTCCCCTTCACGGCGACCCTCGTCACGGCCACCCGCTGA